Proteins encoded together in one Oceanobacillus iheyensis HTE831 window:
- a CDS encoding gamma-glutamyltransferase family protein: MNFFHTETYPYTNPRHATYAKNGMVATSQPLASEAGLSILKKGGNAIDAAIATAACLTVVEPTSNGIGGDAFALVWTKGKLHGLNASGRSPQSISIDKVKETGKDHIPKYGWIPVTVPGAPSAWAALSKRFGKLSLQEVLQPAINYARDGYPLSPTLSKFWKKAYTVFKKELSDDMFHEWFETFAPNGRAPETGEMWRSPNHANTLQEIADTDGESFYRGELAAKISAFSEANDGFLTAEDLAAHQPEWVDPIKVNYRGYDVWEIPPNGQGIIALQALNILKGYTFDTKEVTDTYHKQMEAIKLAFADGQEHVTEKDHMKHSVEELLSDSYGEYRRGLIGDEAIQPKAGEPALSGTVYLATADNEGNMVSFIQSNYMGFGSGLVVPGTGIALQNRGHNFSMDPNHVNALAGNKRTYHTIIPGFLTKDAEPIGPFGVMGGFMQPQGHVQVIMNTIDFQLNPQAALDAPRWQWMKDKQVEVENTFPHHIAMDLAKKGHNIRIQLEPNSFGRGQIIWRNPETGVLVGGTESRTDGTVAAW, translated from the coding sequence ATGAATTTTTTTCATACCGAAACATATCCTTATACAAATCCAAGGCATGCAACCTATGCAAAAAATGGAATGGTGGCAACATCGCAGCCACTTGCATCAGAAGCCGGACTGTCGATTCTAAAAAAAGGTGGTAATGCGATTGACGCTGCAATTGCTACAGCGGCATGTTTAACAGTTGTCGAACCGACTTCGAATGGGATTGGCGGTGACGCTTTTGCGTTAGTATGGACAAAAGGTAAACTGCATGGACTTAATGCAAGTGGCCGTTCACCGCAATCCATCTCCATTGACAAAGTGAAAGAAACAGGAAAGGATCACATCCCAAAATATGGTTGGATTCCAGTTACGGTACCTGGAGCACCAAGTGCTTGGGCAGCATTATCCAAGAGGTTTGGCAAGCTATCGTTACAAGAAGTATTGCAACCAGCGATTAATTACGCACGAGACGGGTATCCTTTGTCACCAACGTTAAGTAAGTTTTGGAAAAAGGCATATACGGTTTTTAAAAAGGAATTATCGGATGATATGTTTCATGAATGGTTTGAGACCTTTGCTCCAAACGGTCGTGCTCCAGAAACAGGAGAGATGTGGCGCTCGCCTAATCATGCAAACACACTACAAGAAATTGCCGATACAGACGGGGAATCATTTTACCGTGGAGAATTGGCGGCGAAAATAAGTGCATTCTCTGAAGCGAATGACGGATTTTTAACAGCAGAGGACCTGGCAGCTCATCAACCAGAGTGGGTGGACCCGATTAAAGTAAATTACCGTGGCTATGATGTGTGGGAAATACCGCCAAACGGACAAGGGATCATCGCTTTACAAGCATTAAATATCTTAAAAGGATATACATTTGATACGAAAGAAGTAACTGACACGTATCATAAGCAAATGGAAGCAATTAAACTTGCTTTTGCTGATGGGCAGGAACATGTGACAGAAAAAGATCATATGAAGCATTCGGTGGAAGAATTATTGAGTGATTCCTATGGAGAGTATCGAAGAGGTCTGATTGGAGATGAAGCGATTCAACCAAAAGCAGGCGAACCAGCGCTAAGCGGTACCGTATATTTAGCAACGGCAGACAATGAGGGGAATATGGTTTCCTTTATTCAAAGTAATTATATGGGATTTGGTTCTGGCCTTGTGGTTCCTGGCACGGGAATTGCTCTGCAAAATCGCGGGCATAATTTTTCGATGGATCCGAATCATGTCAATGCATTAGCTGGAAATAAGCGAACATATCATACGATTATTCCTGGATTTTTAACAAAAGACGCAGAACCAATCGGTCCTTTTGGCGTGATGGGAGGATTTATGCAGCCTCAAGGTCATGTACAAGTAATTATGAATACCATTGATTTTCAGTTAAATCCGCAAGCAGCTTTAGATGCACCAAGGTGGCAATGGATGAAAGACAAACAAGTCGAAGTGGAAAACACTTTCCCGCACCACATCGCAATGGATTTAGCGAAGAAAGGTCACAACATACGTATTCAATTAGAACCGAACAGTTTTGGGCGCGGGCAGATCATTTGGAGAAATCCCGAAACAGGCGTACTGGTTGGCGGCACGGAATCCCGTACAGATGGTACGGTAGCCGCTTGGTAA